Proteins from a single region of Theobroma cacao cultivar B97-61/B2 chromosome 10, Criollo_cocoa_genome_V2, whole genome shotgun sequence:
- the LOC18586169 gene encoding uncharacterized protein LOC18586169 — protein MACGFKSYKLSNQLRKLPKVPDKARSCWTSCGLYICKQTTQTALFTIKPFSLVSSPTSKYDKLIASIRAFMSLTNSHRNKKKGEMELQLKHFSHEHALIFKEEPSHESDEYACCSGCGKVASGPSFSCMECRFYLHKKCAEVPSEIKHPFHRDRNHNFKLLSSPPYEGTSLCCFCDKLCKNFVYQCSCGLSLHLDCASFSHKIAEKKFEEVDHIAHIDPLISSTEISNEELKNAKCYGCWKPLLDSAYFSLDCGFCLHRKCAELPLEINHSLHQPRSRLFYFHSSKLFLQFDGTSLRCQICRKTPRGLVYRCLDCKFVLHIECAEIPIKINLPYHRRHSFILQFNSEKFPCQNCQETPKPFAYCCSSCKLAIHVECISPPPVIEDESHQHPFNLFWKQLPFFCDACGTPGTCISYICLTCGLTVHKKCISLPRVINLPRHKHPINHINFLGEDGLKKKRCRICDGKVNTDYGVYYCSSCNYICHVICAIEDYKSYIFDESKEIVEQSLGSIISVIKESKVGNNVIATEIRHFSHQHNLVLSDDIEDDKRCDGCILFISAPYYHCSQCDFFLHKSCAEVPRKMKLWFHIHQRPLTLISDFIFVCGVCNYECSGFAYKCELCKSYICLRCALVSSDHASEGHKHRLVFYENKSARCNACGERSMVPYWCSDCNFALHDKCLKLPHIARHKCDEHPLKLTYHEDNDYAQHHYCDICEKRRNSKNWFYSCTICDSSAHTDCVLQEYPFIKPGTTYKEGDHSHQPLVIVRKVYHYPDCHICCKPCQDLALECAETGCNYIVHWKCINNSSSV, from the exons ATGGCATGTGGGTTCAAGTCATACAAGCTGTCGAACCAACTACGGAAGTTGCCAAAGGTGCCAGACAAGGCGAGAAGCTGTTGGACCAGTTGTGGGCTTTACATATGCAAGCAGACAACCCAAACAGCCTTG TTTACAATCAAGCCTTTCTCTTTAGTTAGCTCACCTACTTCAAA ATATGACAAATTGATT GCTTCCATAAGAGCATTTATGTCACTCACAAACTCGcatagaaacaaaaagaaaggagagatgGAACTTCAACTAAAACATTTTAGTCATGAACATGCACTGATTTTCAAAGAAGAGCCGAGCCATGAGAGTGATGAGTACGCTTGTTGCTCTGGGTGTGGGAAGGTGGCGTCAGGTCCAAGCTTCAGCTGTATGGAGTGCCGGTTTTACCTCCACAAGAAATGCGCCGAGGTACCCTCTGAAATTAAACACCCTTTTCATCGTGATCGCAACCACAACTTTAAACTTCTATCAAGTCCACCATACGAAGGTACAAGCCTTTGCTGTTTCTGTGACAAATTATGCAAGAATTTTGTTTATCAATGCTCTTGTGGACTAAGCCTTCACCTTGATTGTGCCTCCTTTTCACATAAAATTGCTGAAAAGAAGTTTGAAGAGGTTGACCACATTGCACACATAGATCCCTTAATATCCAGTACTGAAATTTCAAATGAAGAACTCAAAAATGCTAAATGCTATGGGTGTTGGAAACCATTATTAGATTCTGCATACTTTTCTCTTGATTGTGGATTTTGCCTACATAGGAAATGTGCTGAGCTACCTCTTGAAATCAATCACTCTTTACACCAGCCACGTTCTcgtttgttttattttcattccagCAAACTTTTTTTACAGTTTGATGGTACAAGTCTCCGTTGCCAGATTTGCCGAAAAACCCCAAGGGGACTTGTTTATCGTTGCTTAGACTGCAAGTTTGTCCTTCATATTGAATGTGCTGAGATACCTATTAAAATCAATCTCCCTTATCACCGTAGACATTCTTTTATTCTacaattcaattctgaaaagtTTCCTTGCCAAAACTGCCAAGAAACCCCTAAACCGTTTGCTTACTGTTGTTCAAGTTGCAAACTTGCTATTCACGTTGAATGCATCTCACCTCCACCTGTTATTGAAGACGAAAGCCATCAACACCCGTTCAATTTATTCTGGAAACAACTACCATTCTTTTGTGATGCATGCGGCACTCCGGGCACTTGCATATCCTACATTTGTTTGACATGTGGCCTTACAGTCCATAAGAAATGCATTTCATTGCCGCGTGTTATCAATCTTCCAAGGCATAAACACCCCATTAACCACATCAATTTCCTTGGAGAAGATGGGTTGAAAAAGAAGCGATGCAGAATCTGTGATGGTAAGGTGAACACGGATTACGGGGTTTACTATTGTTCTTCTTGCAATTATATTTGCCATGTCATTTGTGCAATTGAGGATTATAAATCGTACATATTTGATGAATCAAAAGAAATAGTCGAACAATCTTTGGGTTCAATCATTTCTGTTATTAAGGAGAGCAAGGTTGGAAATAATGTGATAGCTACAGAGATAAGACATTTCAGCCATCAACATAATTTAGTATTAAGTGACGATATTGAGGATGATAAACGTTGTGACGGTTGCATTTTGTTCATCTCTGCACCTTATTACCACTGTTCACAATGTGATTTCTTTCTCCACAAATCTTGTGCTGAAGTACCAAGGAAGATGAAGCTCTGGTTTCACATTCACCAACGTCCCCTTACCCTTATTTCAGATTTCATTTTCGTATGTGGGGTGTGTAATTATGAGTGCAGTGGATTCGCCTACAAATGTGAACTTTGCAAAAGTTATATCTGCCTTCGATGTGCTTTAGTTTCTTCTGACCACGCATCTGAAGGACATAAGCACCGACTAGTCTTTTATGAGAACAAATCTGCGAGGTGTAATGCTTGTGGTGAAAGATCCATGGTGCCATATTGGTGCAGCGATTGCAACTTTGCTTTGCACGATAAATGTCTCAAGCTACCGCATATTGCTCGGCACAAGTGTGATGAACATCCTCTCAAACTCACTTACCATGAAGATAATGACTATGCACAACATCATTACTGTGACATTtgtgaaaaaagaagaaactcaAAAAATTGGTTCTACAGTTGTACAATTTGCGATAGTTCTGCTCATACTGACTGTGTTCTCCAAGAATACCCATTTATCAAGCCAGGGACTACCTATAAGGAAGGAGATCATTCACACCAGCCTCTCGTAATTGTTCGAAAggtttatcattatccagatTGTCACATATGCTGTAAGCCTTGCCAAGATCTAGCTCTTGAGTGTGCAGAGACAGGATGCAACTATATTGTCCACTGGAAATGTATAAACAATTCTTCTTCTGTGTAA